A window of Manduca sexta isolate Smith_Timp_Sample1 unplaced genomic scaffold, JHU_Msex_v1.0 HiC_scaffold_2337, whole genome shotgun sequence genomic DNA:
GTGCGTACCTGGGCGCGGGCTCGCTGCGGTGCGCGCGGTCGGCGTGCAGCTCGGCGTGCGCCAGCAGCTGCAGCGCGTCGGGACACGTCTCGCCGCACACGTCGCACACGTGCTCGCCGCCCTCGCCCGCCTCGCCCGCCCCCTCCCACGTGCTGCTTGTACTGTCGTGACGCTTGTAGCTGTAAAACAACACACTTATTAACTAATGTCCATACGCGACAATAAAAATTACTGCATTCAAACAGCAACGTCTATTAAGTGTTATGGCATCTTTACagttatttctttatagattATACCTGTGCGCTGCGGTGACATGCCGTCGTAGGAGATCGGCGCGTTGGAACGCGACGCCGCAGTGTCTACAGAACAGTTCCGGCGGTCGTGCGTCCGTGTTACGCACGCGCGTCTCACTCGCCTCCGCACTCGGCGACACGCGATATTCCATGTCGTCACCTACGtgtaacaaaattaactaaTATCAATAAGCTATAGTCAATTTCAATGAATAATGCCAACATttgtattattgaattatttgctTTTCAAACTACATACAAGAAGTTCCTTgtcaatttttgtataaaaaataatgttcaatagCATTATGTGCAGAGGCGCGTGTCACTGACCGGAGTCGTCGTCGTAGAGCGCGTcgtgcgcggcgggcgcgggcggcaggTGCGGGTGGCGCGCGCTGCAGTGCGCCGCCAGCGCCTCGCGCGACCAGCACAGCTCGCCGCACGAGCCGCACTCCACCGGCGAGTCGCCGCCGTGCACCTGCGCACGCGACACACACGTCATATTGCTAACAAACATCACATTTATCCACAACTACCGACTTCTACTGAATTCTCATTTTCAatttgattacaattatttcattaattctcCAGCGTGATTTTAAACTAAATCATATTTGAAacgaatatttacttattatgcaTTATAAATACGAAGTTTTGTGTAAAGTTTggaaatttgttgtatatttgCATAAACTGCTGAACAGATTTCAGTATAATTTGGCACATGACTAAAGTACATACTTTATAGTATACTTATCCAGGACATTCTGGATAAGTATACTATCAACGGTTTTATCAATAGCCATCAGGTTTCCAATACATAAATGAAACAACTTACCCTAGCATGTGACTGCAAAGCCTTCTCTCTCGCGAAACCAATTCCACAGTGTCTGCAGACGAAGGGTCGCGAGGggtcggcgggcggcggcgctggTGAGGGAGGAGAGGCCGGCGACGGAGGTGAGGGGGACGAGGGCGGGGAGGGCGGCCGCTTGGGCGGAGAACGCGCGCGCCGCGACCACTGCTGCGTGCGCGCAGACGTCATGTTCTCCCAACCACCGTTCTACATGACATTCAATATCACATTgaccgatttaaaaaaacattaaaatgatatacattttaggcatgtaaaatatacatataaaaaaatcttccaaCCCCTTTAAACATAGAAATCATTTCCGTGTACCTTTCATGTTCATCTAATTCAGGTAAGGAAATTTATATAGTTTGATTTGCAAGAATGCAAGAATGTGTAACGGTAAATAAGCCTGTCCGTAAAGACactttaataaatcaattctaTGTCCTATTGTCAACAAGCCAATAAACTTCAAAGATGTTTGTAGTGTTGctgtatttttttcagatatttttttttaatttacttttttggtgtattttcttttaaattactgAAATTATATGTACTACTAAGTACTAACCATGCACATCATTAGGCCTCCAACATTACAAAATCTGTCTCATGATCCATAATAATAACAGGCTCACCTCAACTGGTTCTGGGTTCTTTTTCCGTCTGCCTCGTTTTTCTTTGGTTTAACAATTTGGTTATTTTGTAATAGATCTTCTGAAACAACAGCAATCTTATTTTAACCGTTTCGAATCTAACATGATTTTGATTGAATATTACACTCCATGTCCAAATGCAAAATCCAAGAGTGTTTCAATGTCTAGGTGGATTGAAATATTGAATAGcaatcacaataataataataactgcaTAATAGAATACTACATATTAATCAACCAATAAACATTACTGTCAAAGAAACTACACAAAATTCACAGTTCAAGAAAAAATCAGTGTTCtgcaaatcattttttattttatttatttatttaaggacctccaacatgGGATACACggcgtataataaatacaatgtcgttatattggtacaattaacaatcatgattctttaatatacataaaactcACCATAGTCAACAGTGTCCTGATTATCAGGCACATACGCATGCACCTTGAGGTGGTTCATGAGGTCGCATTTCCGCACGTATCGCACACCGCAGAGATTGCACGCATGCGGACGGTCGTTCTGATGCGCCACCATGTGGTTCATCAGCGCCGCCTTCTTACGGAACCGCCGCGAGCAGAAATCGCACGGCCACGGCCGCATCGCCGTGTACTCATCCTATTATTAAATGACAACGTTAAAATTTTGTGAAATTTATCTGCTCACACACTgagcacaaattacagactctaGGGTGACAACCCtagagtctgtaatttgtgctcAATATGTGTCTTGCCCCATAtaacatcatgagacggaatacatgGTTAATATTGGGTGTACTAGTTAACCCTCTTCGATTCCAAACCCCTTCAAGAATAAAAAGCGAGGGTGTGTACATATTTTCGGTCGAAAACCGCGCACGTTGCCGGGAATTAAAGCGTGATATGAAAATGGGTTGATTACCTATTTCATTAGTAATATGATTAATATTGACTTGAAGATGTGTGGGTGCACTAGAAATGCACTTGCTTAACTCATCTAAGATATAGGACTGTacacaatacataataaatctTCATAGAGGTGACGTTGTACCATTAAGACAATGATAGATTTAGTTTACAGTTATTACATTGTAATAGAATCAAAGTTTCTTACTTGATCAGTCGGTAACGGAACATCAATATCATTTTCTTCCTTTATATCCAGTAAGGGTTGAGCTAACTGCTCCATAGGAACTTCcactctaaaaaaataattcacatgTAAACTAATATTTGGTTgcctaaataatttatcattaaatggTTCTTTCTTTAAGGATATGATCAGCCCTAAAAAATTAATGGTAAAAGGAAGGTGTCACATACTATTACTTTGTGTCTTTACCTGTGTAGACATTAATTTGAGACTAACTACCCTTACACGGGATTAGTACAAAACATTGATTACCTTTCTTGCCCTCCTGAGAGAACCCAATCATCTGTTATAACCTCCTCAGTGACACATTCTACATTTGGATCAATCTCTGTTGACTCCACATAGGTGACCACATCTTGtgacaaaaacattaaattttcaGCAGCCATTTGGTCTGTGTCCTCAACCATGTCATCTGTTGGCTGAAATTGTTGATTagcttaattatatttagatattacaacaggtaatattttttgatattctgATATAGCAAGTTTCAAATACCATAAAGCagcataaattaaaacttatattacaGGAATTATAAtcgtgcaaataaataatttgactatATTTCAAACATCTTAGATAGTTCATTCACTTTGTTTCCATGCAGTGGTGTATCTaccgccgtatcagtgataTGGGGCCCCATGAGCTTTGGGCCCCTTTTGGCATACCTACATTAAAGTAAGCCGGCGACCAAAAGTTCACACTGCCCTAAAGAGCCcacaacaaatatagatatagggccccTCTATGGCAAGCTATGCTACTGTTGCTATGATGGGTCTCTTGTAAAGATGATTCCACCTAGATCCAGTACCACCACTTTGTATGTTTCTACAGCAAAGAACATTCTATATGCATagcaatgttttgtttttttagacATGGGAGTCAGGatacattaatttgtattaattgtatttgattttaaataccaACACATCCATAATCATATATGTCTGTTTACATATTCTTTTATATCTACTCCAAATAAAGCATAGTAATCATTAAGATAGTCATTTACAATGCAAAATATTGCACATAATACAttgaataaagaattattaaagaaTGATTACCATGTTACTAAAAGACCCCGAAACATTGTCAATTGAACATATAACTTCTTCTCCACTGGTGTCATTAGGACAATGCTGTAAAGAAAATACatgatttagtttttaatgatCATCATAGAATGGATAAGAAAAAATAGATGATATTTAACAATGACCATTTTGAATCTAAGCTTTAtgaccattttatttttttcatacaaatactttttatgCAACTGGAATGCAATAACATAGAACACATTGTGTTAAAATAGCTAATAAATTTAACACtctacagaaaataaaaaatctcactAATAAATCATTTACTAAGTAATGCTTATTGGTGGACCTCTCATATGGAAATCTGGCTATGGAAATAGCATCTGCCACTGAGTATCATCATGCAAGCACTGTTACTGGGCATTACAATGCTTAACATCTACATGATCTCACAGATTTCAATCCTattgtacacaaaaaaaaaactctagaGGAAGGCCAATCTTGAACTTTTAACAATGAATATAAGGATTCTCGGAATTTAATAtagttgcataaaaaaataatacatacagtAGGTTATCATTTTAAACCAATGTTGTATAAGTTGACATTTTGTAAAGGAACAATAGCAGTGTTTTAGCTAGTTGTCTctgtttgaaattaataaatctgCTATTAATGGTTTAAATTCTTTATGAGTTAGTTTGACAGGATCTTGGGTTGATTCCTTTTGAACTATGTCCAATTATCTATCTGATGATTGGTTTAGGATATTCCCCATAAATACCTTGACCTCAACTTCTTCCTCCCATTGGAGATTATAGTCTTCAGTATCACCTTccatattgttatatttgtcTCATGGtccttaaaacatttataataacttcattctaaaaaaaaatgtattaaactcaaaaatatatatacttatgtcattttatattaatctagtcttaactaaaaaaaaatatttaaatatttgttttcataaaatgttatagcTCGCAAGTACATCGCACCAATATGCTCAATGTACCGAATACTGTCAAAAATCTATACATCTCATAAAACACCCTTCAATCAAAACATCAACATAACCTTATCCAATATATCACTTTTATGATATGCCTAATAAATTGAAGTCTTATAAATggctaataatttaaaacactaattactaTTCAATATAGCTATGGACTAAATAAAGATGCAAAGGAGTAACAAAAATGGTGTCAAGTTAAAAAACACTTAGGTTATCTTATCCCTGTCAAACAAAAGGTTAACTATAGGAAAACAATAATGGTTAACTTTAGTTTTAcgtaaattttatatggaaaactTTACACAACTGTGAAATACAAAGACTTGAAGGATATTATAATACGTACACCACATCTATACGTTTACATGACGCAATCAAAGAACTTATCAATAGTTCATCACCGacgaaaacaataatataaccaAACTGATTACAAATTTTCTGAAAATACTAACCTAATATTTTCTCCTTGATTATTGATTAACTATTTTATAccgtaaaatataattctataataaaaatagagtaACAAATCGGTTATCAGGCAAATGGCTATCTTCCTGCCATTTCTtccattttttaacaatttccaTAGACAATTGCATTTAGATTCGGTTTATATAAGTAGCATGAGTAAAAGAGAGACATGAATTAGACAtaggaataaatatttgaacaaaagagacaacatttatttaatgcGATACATAAGTAAAACTATTATCCAAGCATACACCTATTTTAATGGAATGGTATATGATAGACAGTGTGTaaagtttttatgaaaatatcaatcttttttttattacaacagcatacagaaatatattataaatggttaAAATATTATGGAGACGAACTTGCAAAGacaatattgtaaattgtaaaaaattctCACACAAAAGCTAATAGACTGTATACCacatgtaaattattgttttttacttcttttatgATAGTAACACTTACAATGAGATGTCAAATTCGACATCGTCAAGTCGGCTAGGGatgttaaaatcataaatatgtggtatcgatatatattttatcaatgaacATCTCATATcggttttaaacatttatattttttatcaataaaagtaataacaagGTGTTTGATAGCTGTTGTCATGAAAAACAAGAAAGTTATAATTGAAGTATCCGAATTCTTTTCAGAAGTTTAGTGATAAAGAAACACAATAGATTTACAACATTTTTTCTCGTGACCGCTTCATTTTAgttctaattatattttggaattataaagaattgtatacattttttcagAAAGAgaaattcatttcattatttatgccTCTGgtatttaatagttattataaaatcttcttCCACCTTGCTCCAATTTTAGCAAGCGAACGTGAACGTGCAACACATTATTTAAGCATGTATCTGAAAGggtttcagtttattttttataattaatagtagtctgttattttttacaaccgGCCACCAAGTCGCAATCGCTTTATCTCCCTTCCATTTGTCATCACTGGTTTGGAATAAATAGTTGAGAAaccttattttttgttgttattactGTAGCTACTTTAGTTACAATGATAttctataaacatatttattcgaATGTAAATATGACATTCTTGGATTTATTTTATCcctattttatattgttgacaTTTTGTGTGGAATCTTGTTGGCGTAAAAATCTTATAcagagattattttttaaaacatctcTTGGTTAAATTGGTCTTATTATGACACAAGAAATAAAGAACTTTGCCACCTTTTATTCCCCGAATCCAGTACAGGTACTAAAATTCGTTTCGATTCAGTAAACTAATTCTAATACAGCATCTACTTAGTCATAAATCTCTTACAGAAAATGATGAATATTTTGCTGATGTTACTGACTACATTAAGAAGTTGGGCTCCCAGAATTGGGAATATATACGTAAGGAACCGGAAAGGCTGACGGAAGAGATGAAACAATTAACGGAACAAACGCAAGAGTTGGCGTTCACCAACTATAAAACCTTTGTCGAAACCGCCGAGATCTCGCGCACGATAATAAAGGACTTGGATAAATCTAAACAgacattaaatacattttagactCGACCCCTGACTTCTTGCAGGAGTGTGATAAATTTTCACAAATGGTTGGAAGTATTGTGAAAGAGAAAaggtaattttgaaaaaaaaactgttttataacACTAAAAGAATATCAATGTTAATATCTTATATCTTGTATCATTTCTAGTCGCTATAGCGCCATCCGCAATCAAAGTGATAAGTTATTGGAGCTGCTTGAGTTGCCTTCGTTGATGAGAGAAGCTCTAAATGCAGAAGACTATGATAGTGCTTTGGATATTTTACATTCGTCCGTAACTTATCTAAGAGATATGTAGAGATTCCAATAGTACAGGTAATATAGAATAAGTTAATATTGTTTCTTCTTCATCtttatttgttgatatttatGATTCATGGTCTTCTAAATTACCGCAAGTAAAGGCAATTTTTGGAAAAACATATTTGAGTTTGTAAGAAAGTTTCTTTCTACCTTTATTGTTAGGGTAGCCTTACAAAATCTGATTATTGGTAATGAATTAGATagcaatttacatattattgaatatagtttttatattttgttgctataattcataaatttttgttttcagaatACTACTCAAGAAATAATGACTTTGTGGTTTGAAACTCTTTATCAACTGTTTAATCAGTTGCGATATGATTTACCATTGCCACAATGTTTGCAggtaaataaatcataacagtATTCTGCCAATACCTCGTAACTAACAaaatcaaattgaattatatttaatcacttaatattttaagtgcATTATCTTAAAATGCTGAAATTTCATGTAGGAGGCTatgaaaaatcttaaaaaaatgtataactttTTTTCACTTTTCTTCAAAATGgatgtattatttttcttgtacAGATTCTGGGCTATCTACGAAGAGCCAACACAGTGTACAAATCTACATGTGAAGATGACAGTAACTTGCAATACACCAATGGGAACAAAAATGCCACATCAGATGGACTGCATTTACACTTCTTAAAAGCGAGAAATGCTTGGTTCGAAAAAGCTTTAGATGATGCTAAAAACATAGAATGtatggattttatatttgtagtagtaaatattcttataatatgtaactCAGGCCTttcctttaattataatttttactccaatattgatattaattttgttgatcTACCAATGTAAAATAACAATCAGGACCAGTTCTCGAGTTTGCTATAgaataaaaacagaaattttaaatactggTTGTCTCCTTTAATGTCAGGTGCAttgatttaacaaaaatattttatgcatattttatatagcCAGTAGTTtcgagattagtgcgttcaaataaacaaactcttcagttttatggAATAGTGTAGATTGTgctattatgtttgtatattgtataataaatcataaacttttttattttcagcatCAGACCGTTTGTTAAGGAGATATGTAGAACTTCACAGAATCCATCTGTTCAATGTGCTTACACAACATAAGTCCATATTTTTGTCAGACACTCAGGAGTCGAAAGTCAGAGATGACGAACTAAGTGGTACTAGTGCTTTATCATGCTGGTTGAAATTGAAGGTAGGACAAAATTCATAACAGTTTGTTGCTTACAGAATATTCACCAAAAAATATTGTCTGATTTTTCTTAACACAAATTGTGCGCTTTTTTCGATGCTTTTCATTACTGTATATAGCAAtacttaaataatgtttttaggtGGAATTATTTGCTCAAATCCTAAATCAAGACTTGCAGAAAGAAGATGATTCAAACTTCGAATCTATTCTAAACCAATGTATGTACCTGTGTTTGTCATTTGGAAGAGTTGGTGCTGATATGAGATGTGTACTCACACCTTTATTTCGAAACAACATCCTCACTCAATTCCACAATGGATTAGACAAAACCGATAATCATTTTGAAAATCAAATGAAATCCTATAAAGTACCAAGCATAAAGAATGTATCAAGACCAATTAACGAAAATGGGACAACTGGTCCACCTGAAAACTTATTGGATTACTATCCTTTAGCTGAATACTGCAATGGATTATTAACAGTATTAAATTCTTTAAGAGTTACTGCGCCTATGAACATTGTAAAAGTTTATAACTCTTTTAGAGAGTCCTTGAATAAAGCAGTGCAGGTTTTACTTGCATTCTACCATAGGGAACAACAAGGGTTCTCAGATATTGAAAGgcagaattttatttgtttctgtgTTTGCTTTACTGAAGATTTAATTCCATACATCACAAAGTGCCTTTCACAATTTTTCCATCTACACAGATTGCTGAACTATTAGGAGTAACTTTAACAGTTCTCCAGGAGAGCAAATTTTGCAAATAGATCAAAATTCAATCTGTGAACCCTTGAACAGCCTTACAggtctaacaaaataaataaatttttatgtatttttagaaaatgttatttaataaagtaattaaatgttaataaactaTGTCTATAACTTACAAAAAGATTTTCAATgataatttttcttatattgtagatataatgattatattgcataatgaataattaaggCACAGCCTTCCTAACTATTGCTGAAGGGATGATTTCTATTAAAAGGAATGGCTATAACTTGTTatagaatatggaaaaagaacTTATGTGAACCTTATTCTTTTGACTCTAGACTTGCCATGTTCATTTCTAGAGACTTCATAATAATGAGAAACTTTATCAATATTACCTAGCGACTCTATAAACTCTTTATcatgtgttataataataaacataaagttCTTCTGCATCCTACGTTCTTGTACTATTTCACAAGTGCTGAGCAAAGGCTCCTAATATTTTCTTGATCCAAATTTGTTGTTGGTTCATCCAGAGCCAGTATACCGaatctaaaaataacataattagaggttataaaaaattgtaaataaagttaaataatatgtataacgcATTACGTATGTACCTGGTACTAAATGTCTCAGCAAGCGCTAGTCTTATGATAAGACATGCTAAAACCTTCTGTCCCGCACTGCACCTTCCGCGCATATCAATTTCTACGCCATTCTTGGATTGAACAActctgaaaataaatacatatcgtCATGAAATCATCTTTTTGTGCCAAATAAATTGCTATCACTAAGAACTATTTttggatttgtaataattgACAATTTTTAGACTCATTATTTTTAACGCGCAATGCCGCGCCGCTCGGTGCAAATCACaaaacagatttatttaaaaataaatctacaaaAATGCAGGGGTACATGCTAATTGCTATGCATATAAAACGAGCACAATTCGAAATTcggaataaattaaatgatcaTTTAG
This region includes:
- the LOC115447883 gene encoding LOW QUALITY PROTEIN: zinc finger protein 250 (The sequence of the model RefSeq protein was modified relative to this genomic sequence to represent the inferred CDS: inserted 1 base in 1 codon) codes for the protein MEGDTEDYNLQWEEEVEVKHCPNDTSGEEVICSIDNVSGSFSNMPTDDMVEDTDQMAAENLMFLSQDVVTYVESTEIDPNVECVTEEVITDDWVLSGGQERVEVPMEQLAQPLLDIKEENDIDVPLPTDQDEYTAMRPWPCDFCSRRFRKKAALMNHMVAHQNDRPHACNLCGVRYVRKCDLMNHLKVHAYVPDNQDTVDYEDLLQNNQIVKXKEKRGRRKKNPEPVENGGWENMTSARTQQWSRRARSPPKRPPSPPSSPSPPSPASPPSPAPPPADPSRPFVCRHCGIGFAREKALQSHARVHGGDSPVECGSCGELCWSREALAAHCSARHPHLPPAPAAHDALYDDDSGDDMEYRVSPSAEASETRVRNTDARPPELFCRHCGVAFQRADLLRRHVTAAHSYKRHDSTSSTWEGAGEAGEGGEHVCDVCGETCPDALQLLAHAELHADRAHRSEPAPRMKRMARGRNNTSSSNSRQFQCRECGKVFGSRSSQQIHIRIHTGERPYACRFCWKAFADGGTLRKHERIHTGEKPYACAVCPRAFNQRVVLREHVRSHHSAPDRRANGNRRCTHSLHTS